A stretch of Melospiza georgiana isolate bMelGeo1 unplaced genomic scaffold, bMelGeo1.pri scaffold_29, whole genome shotgun sequence DNA encodes these proteins:
- the LOC131096481 gene encoding olfactory receptor 14C36-like has product MSNSSSISHFLLLALADTQQLQLLHFCLLLGISLAAILGNSLIISAVACGHHLHTPMFFFLLNLALSDLGMICTTVPKAMHNSLWDTRDISYTGCAVQLFFFLFFISAEFFLLTIMCYDRYVSICKPLHYGTLLGSRACAHMAAAAWASGFLNALLHTANTFSLPLCHGNALGQFFCEIPQILKLSCSQSKLRKLGLIVGSSCLGLGCFVFIVFSYVQIFRVVLRIPSEQGRHKAFSTCLPHLAVISMFLSTIVFAHLKPPSVLSPSLDLALSFLYSVVPPALNPLIYSLRNQELKAAVWRLMAGCIQEH; this is encoded by the coding sequence atgtccaacagcagctccatcagccacttcctcctgctggcattggcagacacccagcagctgcagctcctgcacttctgcctcttgctgggcatctccctggctgccatCCTGGGTAAcagcctcatcatcagcgccgtagcctgcggccaccacctgcacacgcccatgttcttcttcctgctcaacctggccctcagcgacctgggcatgatctgcaccactgtccccaaagccatgcacaattccctctgggacaccagggacatctcctacactggatgtgctgtacagctctttttttttctgttcttcatctcagcagagtttttcctccttaccatcatgtgctatgaccgctacgtgtccatctgcaaacccctgcactacgggaccctcctgggcagcagagcttgtgcccacatggcagcagctgcctgggccagtggctttctcaatgctctgctgcatacagccaatacattttccctgcccctgtgccatggcaatgccctgggccagttcttctgtgaaatcccacagatcctcaagctctcctgctcacagtCTAAACTGAGGAAACTGGGGCTCATTGTTGGTAGTTCCTGTTtaggtttgggttgttttgtgttcattgttttctcctatgtgcagatcttcagggttgtgctgaggatcccctctgagcagggacggcacaaagccttttccacctgcctccctcacctggctgtgatCTCCATGTTCCTCAGCACTATTGTCTTTGCTCACCTGAAGCCCCCCTCAGTCTtgtctccatccctggatctggccctgtcatttctgtactcggtggtgcctccagccctgaaccccctcatctacagcctgaggaaccaggagctcaaggctgcagtgtggaggcTGATGGCTGGATGCATTCAGGAACATTAA